A single genomic interval of Microbacterium oleivorans harbors:
- a CDS encoding acyl-CoA carboxylase subunit beta has protein sequence MTDQPDLSTTAGKIADLRARYQTAVVDAEATALQKQHAKGKLTARERIEMLVDPGSFVELDEYVRHRTTAFGMDRARPYGDSVVSGVGTIHGRTVAVYSQDFTTFGGSLGESAGEKIIKVMELALRGGMPIIGILDSGGARIQEGVVALGKYGEIFRLNTAASGVIPQISIIMGPAAGGAVYSPALTDFVIMVDKTSQMFVTGPDVIKTVTGEDVGMEELGGAHTHNTRSGVAHYLAEDEDDAIDYARSLLGFLPDNNMSDAPVYETSFEWETTDGDRALNTLIPDSPNQPYDIHQVISGIVDEGEFLEVQPLFAPNIVIGFGRVDGRTVGIIANQPSQMAGTLNIDAGEKASRFVRFCDAFSVPIVTLVDVPGYLPGTDQEWTGVIRRGAKLLYAYAEATVPLVTVILRKAYGGAYIVMGSKQLGADINVAWPTAEIAVMGGQGAVNILYRGEIKRAEEAGEDVAAVRSRLASEYTYNVASPFLAAERGELDGIIEPAQTRVYVAKSLRALRGKRAELPAKKHGNIPL, from the coding sequence GTGACCGACCAGCCCGACCTGTCCACGACCGCCGGCAAGATCGCCGACCTCCGCGCCCGCTATCAGACGGCCGTCGTCGACGCCGAGGCGACCGCGCTGCAGAAGCAGCACGCCAAGGGCAAGCTGACGGCCCGCGAGCGCATCGAGATGCTCGTCGATCCGGGCTCGTTCGTCGAGCTCGACGAGTACGTCCGCCACCGCACGACCGCCTTCGGCATGGACCGCGCCCGCCCCTACGGCGACTCGGTCGTCTCCGGAGTCGGCACGATCCACGGCCGCACGGTCGCGGTGTACTCGCAGGATTTCACGACCTTCGGCGGATCGCTCGGCGAGTCGGCGGGCGAGAAGATCATCAAGGTCATGGAGCTCGCCCTCCGCGGCGGCATGCCGATCATCGGCATCCTCGACTCCGGCGGGGCGCGCATCCAGGAGGGCGTCGTCGCGCTCGGCAAGTACGGCGAGATCTTCCGGCTGAACACCGCGGCATCCGGCGTCATCCCCCAGATCTCGATCATCATGGGGCCCGCCGCCGGCGGGGCGGTCTACTCCCCCGCACTGACGGACTTCGTCATCATGGTCGACAAGACCAGCCAGATGTTCGTCACCGGCCCCGACGTCATCAAGACCGTCACCGGCGAGGACGTCGGCATGGAGGAGCTCGGCGGCGCCCACACGCACAACACCCGGTCGGGCGTCGCGCACTACCTCGCCGAGGACGAGGACGACGCGATCGACTACGCCCGCTCGCTGCTCGGCTTCCTGCCCGACAACAACATGTCGGACGCCCCCGTCTACGAGACGTCGTTCGAGTGGGAGACCACCGACGGCGACCGCGCGCTGAACACGCTCATCCCCGACTCCCCCAACCAGCCCTACGACATCCACCAGGTGATCTCGGGCATCGTCGACGAGGGCGAGTTCCTCGAGGTGCAGCCGCTGTTCGCGCCGAACATCGTGATCGGATTCGGTCGGGTGGACGGCCGGACGGTCGGCATCATCGCGAACCAGCCCTCGCAGATGGCGGGCACGCTGAACATCGACGCGGGCGAGAAGGCGAGCCGCTTCGTCCGCTTCTGCGACGCCTTCTCGGTGCCGATCGTGACCCTCGTCGACGTGCCGGGCTACCTGCCGGGAACCGACCAGGAATGGACCGGCGTCATCCGCCGCGGCGCGAAGCTGCTCTACGCCTATGCCGAGGCGACGGTGCCCCTGGTCACCGTGATCCTGCGCAAGGCCTACGGCGGCGCCTACATCGTGATGGGCTCCAAGCAGCTCGGGGCCGACATCAACGTCGCGTGGCCGACGGCCGAGATCGCGGTGATGGGCGGTCAGGGAGCGGTCAACATCCTGTACCGCGGCGAGATCAAGCGGGCCGAGGAGGCCGGCGAGGATGTCGCTGCCGTCCGCTCTCGTCTGGCGTCGGAGTACACCTACAACGTGGCCTCGCCGTTCCTGGCCGCAGAACGCGGCGAACTCGACGGCATCATCGAGCCGGCGCAGACGCGCGTGTACGTCGCCAAGTCGCTGCGGGCCCTGCGCGGCAAGCGCGCCGAGCTGCCCGCCAAGAAGCACGGGAACATCCCGCTGTGA
- a CDS encoding biotin--[acetyl-CoA-carboxylase] ligase, whose protein sequence is MTIPESGYPRAAAVSPRLHVIEHADSTNAHLRRDAEADPAAHPHLSVLVTRDQRAGRGRLDRSWTTPPGTALAISVLLRVEAVPVASRGWIPLLAGLAMSEAVDAQLRDARVGLKWPNDVLVDGMKISGILAEVLPGQAGDVIVGAGVNTTMARVDLPVSTATSFAAMGADVDEDRLLADFLTGLRDLVAELAVGGAGAELRDRVSRACLTLGAEVAVSLPDGDVITGEAQRLDEDGRLVVGTPTGEAVIAAGDVVHVRPLS, encoded by the coding sequence ATGACGATCCCCGAGAGCGGCTATCCGCGTGCGGCGGCGGTATCGCCCCGTCTGCACGTGATCGAGCACGCCGATTCGACGAATGCCCACCTGCGTCGCGACGCCGAGGCCGATCCGGCCGCGCACCCTCATCTGTCGGTGCTGGTCACCCGGGATCAGCGCGCCGGACGCGGCCGGCTGGACCGCAGCTGGACCACGCCGCCGGGCACGGCGCTCGCGATCTCGGTGCTGCTGCGGGTCGAAGCCGTCCCGGTCGCCTCGCGCGGCTGGATCCCGCTGCTCGCCGGCCTCGCGATGTCGGAGGCCGTCGACGCTCAGCTGCGCGACGCCCGGGTGGGGCTGAAGTGGCCCAACGACGTGCTCGTCGACGGGATGAAGATCAGCGGCATCCTCGCCGAGGTGCTGCCCGGCCAGGCCGGCGACGTCATCGTCGGTGCGGGCGTGAACACGACGATGGCGCGGGTCGACCTCCCGGTCTCGACAGCGACGTCGTTCGCAGCCATGGGGGCGGACGTCGACGAGGACCGTCTGCTCGCGGACTTCCTCACCGGCCTGCGCGATCTCGTCGCCGAACTCGCCGTGGGCGGCGCCGGAGCGGAACTGCGCGACCGGGTCTCGCGAGCCTGCCTCACTCTCGGCGCGGAGGTCGCCGTCTCGCTCCCGGACGGCGACGTGATCACGGGGGAGGCGCAGCGGCTGGACGAGGACGGGCGCCTCGTGGTCGGGACGCCCACGGGCGAGGCCGTGATCGCCGCCGGCGACGTCGTGCACGTGCGTCCGCTGAGCTGA
- the purE gene encoding 5-(carboxyamino)imidazole ribonucleotide mutase, with product MGSDSDWRVMSDASQALSDLGIAHEVEVVSAHRTPDKLLSYGREARGRGLRVIIAGAGGAAHLPGMLASLTPLPVVGVPVQLATLDGLDSLLSIVQMPGGIPVATVSINGAKNAGLLAARILGAADAQVADRLEQYARSLEQQVEEKNRRLKDSL from the coding sequence ATGGGTTCGGACTCCGATTGGCGCGTGATGAGCGACGCCTCCCAGGCGCTGTCGGACCTCGGCATCGCGCACGAGGTCGAGGTCGTCTCGGCCCACCGCACGCCCGACAAGCTGCTGAGCTACGGACGTGAGGCCCGAGGTCGCGGACTGCGCGTGATCATCGCCGGCGCGGGCGGCGCGGCGCACCTGCCCGGGATGCTCGCCTCGCTCACCCCGCTCCCGGTCGTCGGGGTGCCGGTGCAGCTGGCCACCCTCGACGGGCTGGACTCGTTGCTGAGCATCGTGCAGATGCCGGGCGGCATCCCCGTCGCCACCGTCTCGATCAACGGCGCGAAGAACGCCGGCCTCCTCGCCGCGCGCATCCTCGGCGCCGCCGACGCGCAGGTCGCCGACCGGCTCGAGCAGTACGCGCGCTCGCTCGAGCAGCAGGTCGAGGAGAAGAACCGGCGTCTGAAGGACTCCCTGTGA
- a CDS encoding PH domain-containing protein, whose protein sequence is MTQPAASFGRPVAPAPGAAAPELRVARVRPQARALLWPALLLIALAGLVGYFSGNLPEPFTDLMLWSGAGVVLLLLVVLPYLRWLSHAYTITTRRVIETTGLMVRRRTELSHIRGYTIDERRGPLQRLAGTGTLTLSNGVDPSLRLRNIPHVALVHEVLADQVEVSQILAHRDSHSIPTIPSER, encoded by the coding sequence GTGACTCAGCCAGCGGCATCCTTCGGCCGCCCCGTCGCTCCGGCGCCGGGGGCGGCGGCCCCCGAACTGCGGGTGGCACGGGTACGCCCCCAGGCCCGCGCGCTGCTGTGGCCGGCTCTGCTGCTCATCGCCCTCGCCGGTCTGGTCGGGTACTTCTCGGGCAACCTGCCCGAGCCGTTCACCGACCTCATGCTGTGGTCCGGCGCGGGCGTCGTGCTCCTGCTGCTCGTCGTGCTGCCCTACCTGCGCTGGCTGTCCCACGCGTACACGATCACCACGCGTCGCGTCATCGAGACGACGGGGCTGATGGTCCGTCGCCGCACCGAGCTCAGCCACATCCGGGGCTACACCATCGACGAGCGGCGCGGTCCGCTGCAGCGGCTCGCAGGCACCGGCACGCTCACGCTGTCCAACGGCGTCGATCCGTCGCTCCGGCTGCGCAACATCCCGCACGTCGCGCTCGTGCACGAGGTGCTCGCCGATCAGGTCGAGGTGAGCCAGATCCTGGCGCACCGCGATTCGCACAGCATCCCCACGATCCCGTCCGAGCGCTGA
- a CDS encoding 5-(carboxyamino)imidazole ribonucleotide synthase codes for MSLRVGIVGGGQLARMMIAPAVELGLDVRVLAEQPGMSAALAASATGDYRDLDTVLAFARDVDVVTFDHEHVPQEVLRALVAEGVAVHPGPDALFFAQDKLRMRAKLAELGMPQPEWAAISDAAGLQAFLDDNGGRAVVKTPRGGYDGKGVRVVSSPDEVADWLDALDPDGELLVEELVDFTRELAQQVARRPSGSWRAYPVVETVQRDGVCAEVIAPAPRAGQRLAEVAQRIGVAIAEGLGVTGMLAVELFETADDRLLVNELAMRPHNSGHWSQDGAVTGQFEQHLRAVLDLPLGDPAPRAPWAVMINILGGPVSDPLAARIPLALEAHPGVKVHTYGKDPRPGRKVGHVTLTGDDLDTVVSDARGAAAHFDD; via the coding sequence ATGTCGTTGCGAGTCGGAATCGTCGGCGGAGGGCAGCTGGCCCGCATGATGATCGCACCCGCGGTCGAGCTCGGCCTGGACGTGCGGGTGCTGGCCGAGCAGCCCGGCATGTCGGCGGCGCTCGCCGCGAGCGCGACCGGCGATTACCGCGACCTCGACACCGTGCTCGCCTTCGCCCGCGACGTCGACGTCGTGACCTTCGACCATGAGCACGTTCCGCAGGAGGTGCTGCGGGCCCTCGTCGCCGAGGGGGTGGCCGTGCATCCGGGACCGGACGCGTTGTTCTTCGCGCAGGACAAGCTGCGTATGCGCGCGAAGCTCGCCGAGCTCGGGATGCCGCAGCCGGAGTGGGCCGCCATCTCGGATGCCGCCGGCCTGCAGGCCTTCCTCGACGACAACGGCGGCCGAGCCGTCGTCAAGACGCCCCGTGGCGGCTACGACGGAAAGGGCGTGCGCGTCGTCTCGTCGCCGGACGAGGTCGCGGACTGGCTCGACGCGCTCGACCCGGACGGCGAACTGCTCGTCGAGGAGCTGGTGGACTTCACGCGGGAACTCGCCCAGCAGGTCGCCCGTCGACCCTCGGGTTCGTGGCGGGCGTATCCGGTCGTCGAGACGGTGCAGCGCGACGGTGTCTGCGCCGAGGTCATCGCCCCGGCTCCGCGCGCGGGGCAGCGCCTCGCCGAGGTGGCCCAGCGGATCGGCGTCGCGATCGCGGAGGGTCTGGGTGTGACGGGCATGCTCGCGGTCGAGCTGTTCGAGACGGCCGATGACCGGCTGCTCGTCAACGAGCTCGCGATGCGTCCCCACAACAGCGGTCACTGGAGCCAGGACGGCGCCGTCACGGGGCAGTTCGAGCAGCACCTGCGAGCGGTGCTTGATCTGCCGCTGGGCGACCCCGCGCCGCGTGCACCGTGGGCGGTCATGATCAACATCCTCGGCGGTCCGGTGTCCGACCCCCTCGCCGCGCGCATCCCGCTGGCGCTCGAGGCGCACCCCGGGGTCAAGGTGCACACGTACGGCAAGGACCCGCGCCCCGGTCGGAAGGTCGGGCACGTCACGCTCACCGGGGACGACCTCGACACCGTCGTCTCGGACGCCCGCGGGGCCGCGGCGCACTTCGACGACTGA